The following coding sequences lie in one Anomaloglossus baeobatrachus isolate aAnoBae1 chromosome 7, aAnoBae1.hap1, whole genome shotgun sequence genomic window:
- the LOC142245770 gene encoding histone H2B type 3-B-like produces the protein MKCSPAAVSKMEAGNQRSAELRSRGKSETYSRFIYRLIKQGSLDQSVGLSKESDLILAIASEAARLSLYNKRRTITRWELESAVKNVSRAGPSAATE, from the exons ATGAAGTGCTCCCCTGCAGCTGTCAGCAAAATGGAAGCCGGTAACCAAAGATCTGCAGAGCTGAGAAGCCGAGGGAAGTCTGAGACCTACTCCAGGTTCATCTATAGGCTCATAAAACAG GGATCTCTGGATCAGAGCGTCGGCCTGTCTAAGGAATCGGACTTGATCTTGGCCATTGCCTCTGAGGCCGCCAGACTGTCCCTATACAACAAGAGGAGAACCATCACCAGATGGGAGCTGGAGTCTGCGGTGAAGAACGTCTCCCGGGCCGGACCATCCGCTGCCACAGAATGA